CTTGATCACCGACATCTCGAAGCAGCTCCACACGCGCGGGGACGACCGCTTCCGCACCTTATCGAAGGCGAACTGGAGCACCCGCGCGTGATGTTGCTTCTCGAATTCGACGCGCTGTCGCTCTTCCTCGTCGGCGGCGGTGGCCAGTACCCGCTTGGTCCAGCCGTCGAGCGCGTTACGCTGGGTGTCCCGCCGTCGCGCCTGGTCGATCAGGGTGTTGCGGGCCACGGTGAACAGCCAGGTGCGGAACCTGGTCTTGGTGCGGTCGTAGCTGCGGATCTTCTCGAATAGTTTCAAGAAGACGTCGTGCGTCAGATCCTGCGCCGTGCCGTCGCACAGGCCCTGTCGATGGAAGTAGCCCATCAACATGGGTTTGTAGATGGTGTAGAATTCCGTCCAGCGGTCCGGATCCCGCTCTCGAACTGCGTTGATGATCGAGACACGCGTGTCTGAATCGTGGCTGTTCATGGCGTGAGTCCGTCTCTGCCTCATTTGGAAGTCGACGTTCCGCTCCGTCGTCACGATACCACGGAAGATGACATGAAGATCACGGAAAAAGGAGGCCGTTCCCGCCGGCTGGTCATCAGAAACATACGGCCGTGTTTTTCGATCCTTACATAGCCGCGTCGGATTTCTGAAGGAGTCGTGTAGAATGGGTGGTCGGCGGCGCGCAGCGGCGTCCAATCCTAAAGGTTGAGGGCGGCGGGACATGGCGATTGATTCGCGGATCCAGCGCAAGGTGATGGGCAAGTTCGCAACCGGGGTGACGGTGGTCACGACGGGCGGTCCGATGGGCTTGCACGGCCTGACGGCGAACGCCGTCGCGTCGCTCTCGCTCGACCCGCCGCTCGTCCTGGTCGCCGTCGACAAACGGGCCCAGACGCTGGAATTCCTTAAAGCCAATCGCTGCTTCGCCTTGAACATTCTGACGCGGGACCAGGAAGCGGTCTCGCAGCGGTTCGCCCAACCCGGGCCCAAGGATTTCCTCGGCCTCGACCTGACCACCGACGTGACCCAGGCCCCCATCATCGGCGGCTGCCTGGGTTACCTGGACTGTCAGCTCTACGACGTCCTCCCCGGCGGCGACCATGAGATCTTCGTCGGCGAGGTCGTCGGCGGCTCGGCCTCCGACGATGGCGACCCCCTCCTCTACTACGCCGGCGGTTACCGCCGGCTGGCCGACTGATGGCCGCCGGGACGGCCGAGGAAACCGGCCACAAGCTGACAAAGACCCACTGGTGGATCCTCGCCGCCGCCTCGCTGGGCTGGCTGTTCGACGCGATGGACCAGCGGATCTTCGTTCTCGCCCGCACCCCCGCCCTGCGCGATC
This is a stretch of genomic DNA from Paludisphaera rhizosphaerae. It encodes these proteins:
- a CDS encoding flavin reductase family protein, with the translated sequence MAIDSRIQRKVMGKFATGVTVVTTGGPMGLHGLTANAVASLSLDPPLVLVAVDKRAQTLEFLKANRCFALNILTRDQEAVSQRFAQPGPKDFLGLDLTTDVTQAPIIGGCLGYLDCQLYDVLPGGDHEIFVGEVVGGSASDDGDPLLYYAGGYRRLAD
- a CDS encoding RNA polymerase sigma factor, producing MNSHDSDTRVSIINAVRERDPDRWTEFYTIYKPMLMGYFHRQGLCDGTAQDLTHDVFLKLFEKIRSYDRTKTRFRTWLFTVARNTLIDQARRRDTQRNALDGWTKRVLATAADEEERQRVEFEKQHHARVLQFAFDKVRKRSSPRVWSCFEMSVIKGMSGADVAEALKVTTNVVYVNSWRVLQNVKEVCHCYDEDLKHEPDDRLP